A genome region from Sphingobium sp. CR2-8 includes the following:
- the nuoH gene encoding NADH-quinone oxidoreductase subunit NuoH: protein MTAFFQNLGVPFEGAWFLSTIIGILAIALPVMLAVAMIIYADRKIWAAMALRRGPNVVGPFGLLQSFADGLKVFLQETIVPSASNKALFLIAPIITFTVALMAWAVIPFQVGVVLANINVGLLYILAISSLGVYGIILAGWASNSKYPFYSAIRASAQMISYEVSIGFVIITVVLWAGSFNLTAIVESQKGYYGFLNGNGFNPLLFPMAIMFLISALAETARAPFDLTEAESELVAGYQTEYSSMAFALYWLGEYANVILMCALNAILFWGGYLPPFDWAPLYLVPGILWLFAKILFFFFVFSWVKATVPRYRYDQLMRLGWKIFLPTSLLFVFLVSGFLMLTRYGGAQ from the coding sequence GTGACCGCTTTCTTCCAAAATCTGGGCGTGCCGTTCGAAGGCGCCTGGTTCCTGTCGACCATCATCGGCATCCTGGCGATCGCGCTGCCGGTCATGCTGGCAGTCGCGATGATCATCTATGCCGACCGCAAGATCTGGGCGGCGATGGCGCTGCGCCGTGGTCCCAACGTCGTTGGTCCCTTCGGTCTGCTGCAAAGCTTCGCGGACGGTCTCAAGGTCTTCCTGCAGGAAACCATCGTTCCATCGGCGTCGAACAAGGCCCTGTTCCTGATCGCGCCGATCATTACCTTTACGGTGGCGCTGATGGCTTGGGCCGTCATACCTTTCCAGGTCGGCGTGGTCCTGGCGAACATCAATGTCGGGTTGCTCTACATCCTCGCGATTTCCTCGCTGGGCGTCTATGGCATCATTCTGGCGGGCTGGGCCTCCAACTCCAAATATCCCTTCTATTCCGCGATCCGCGCCAGCGCGCAGATGATCAGTTACGAAGTCTCGATCGGCTTCGTCATCATCACCGTGGTGCTGTGGGCCGGCAGCTTCAACCTGACCGCGATCGTGGAGAGCCAGAAGGGCTATTATGGCTTCCTGAACGGCAATGGCTTCAATCCGCTGCTTTTCCCGATGGCGATCATGTTCCTGATCTCGGCTCTGGCCGAAACGGCGCGCGCGCCCTTCGACCTGACCGAAGCGGAAAGCGAGCTGGTCGCGGGCTATCAGACCGAATATTCGTCGATGGCCTTCGCGCTCTACTGGCTCGGCGAATATGCCAACGTCATCCTGATGTGCGCGCTCAATGCGATCCTGTTCTGGGGTGGTTATCTGCCGCCGTTCGACTGGGCGCCGCTCTATCTGGTGCCGGGCATCTTATGGCTGTTCGCCAAGATCCTGTTCTTCTTCTTCGTCTTCTCCTGGGTGAAGGCGACGGTGCCCCGCTACCGTTATGACCAGCTGATGCGGCTGGGCTGGAAAATCTTCCTGCCGACCTCGCTCCTCTTCGTCTTCCTGGTATCGGGCTTCCTCATGCTGACGCGCTATGGAGGCGCACAATGA
- a CDS encoding NADH-quinone oxidoreductase subunit C: MAHSAPKIATIDGIADEIGALLGSMLIETIDHADELTFIVVRDDLVNAMVALRDMAHYQQLMEIAGVDYPDRAERFEVAYHLLSVTRNHRIRVKVSTDEDTPVPTVTHLWPVAGWLEREVFDMYGVVFDGNTDLRRILTDYGFKGHPQRKDFPLTGYVELRYSEEDKRVVYEPVKLAQDFRSFDFMSPWEGAQYVLPGDEKAAVPPPPAAAPTPKATDSKADTGAGEAANKKAEEKSADAPTKPAAATDEGKGAAKPEDKA; the protein is encoded by the coding sequence ATGGCCCATTCCGCACCCAAGATCGCGACCATCGACGGGATTGCCGATGAAATCGGCGCCCTGCTGGGATCGATGCTGATCGAAACCATCGATCATGCCGATGAGCTGACTTTCATCGTCGTGCGCGACGATCTGGTAAATGCCATGGTCGCGCTGCGCGACATGGCGCATTACCAGCAGTTGATGGAAATCGCGGGCGTCGACTATCCCGATCGCGCCGAACGTTTCGAGGTCGCCTACCATCTGCTCAGCGTCACGCGGAACCACCGCATCCGTGTGAAGGTGTCGACCGACGAAGATACGCCGGTCCCCACCGTCACGCATCTCTGGCCGGTCGCAGGCTGGCTGGAGCGCGAAGTGTTCGACATGTATGGCGTCGTGTTCGACGGCAACACCGACCTGCGTCGCATCCTGACCGATTACGGCTTCAAGGGGCATCCCCAGCGCAAGGATTTTCCGCTGACGGGCTATGTCGAGCTGCGCTATTCCGAAGAGGATAAGCGCGTCGTCTATGAGCCGGTGAAGCTGGCGCAGGACTTCCGCAGCTTCGACTTCATGTCGCCGTGGGAAGGCGCGCAATATGTGCTGCCGGGCGACGAAAAGGCGGCCGTGCCGCCGCCGCCTGCCGCCGCCCCCACGCCCAAGGCGACCGACAGCAAGGCTGACACCGGCGCTGGCGAAGCCGCGAACAAGAAGGCGGAGGAAAAGTCGGCAGACGCGCCGACCAAGCCCGCCGCCGCCACCGATGAAGGCAAGGGCGCAGCCAAGCCGGAGGACAAGGCATAA
- a CDS encoding NADH-quinone oxidoreductase subunit D: protein MSDYLEKLDHHVDAADPAYGDTEIQNYTINFGPQHPAAHGVLRLVMELEGEIVERCDPHVGLLHRGTEKLIEYKTYMQALPYFDRLDYCSPLGMEHSYVLAIEKLLNLEVPLRAQYLRVFFAELTRICNHMLNLGSHVMDVGAMTPNLWLFEIREDCLNFFERASGARMHSAYFRPGGVHQDVPLKLLTDIADWLDTRLPRLFEDAISLVADNRIFKQRNVDIAIVSKEDALKWGFSGPMIRGSGIPWDIRKSQPYDVYDRMEFDVPVGTQFDCYDRFMVRVEEVRQSARIMKQCLNEMPEGPIASFDRKVSPPKRGEMKHSMEALIHHFKLYTEGFHVPAGEVYVATESPKGEFGVYLVSDGSNKPYRCKIRPTAFSHLQAMDFMMKGHMLADTTAVLGAMDIVFGECDR from the coding sequence ATGTCCGACTATCTGGAAAAGCTGGACCATCATGTCGACGCGGCCGACCCGGCCTATGGCGACACGGAAATCCAGAATTACACGATCAACTTCGGCCCCCAGCATCCCGCCGCCCATGGCGTTCTGCGTCTGGTGATGGAGCTGGAAGGCGAAATCGTCGAGCGTTGCGATCCGCATGTCGGCCTGCTGCACCGCGGCACCGAAAAGCTGATCGAATATAAGACCTATATGCAGGCGCTGCCTTATTTCGATCGGCTGGACTATTGTTCGCCGCTCGGCATGGAGCATAGCTATGTGCTGGCGATCGAAAAGCTGCTGAATCTGGAAGTGCCGCTGCGCGCGCAATATCTGCGCGTGTTCTTCGCGGAACTGACCCGCATCTGCAATCACATGCTCAACCTTGGGAGCCATGTGATGGACGTCGGCGCGATGACGCCGAACCTGTGGCTGTTCGAAATTCGCGAGGATTGCCTCAACTTCTTCGAACGTGCGTCGGGTGCCCGCATGCATTCGGCCTATTTCCGGCCGGGCGGCGTGCATCAGGACGTGCCGCTCAAGCTGCTGACCGACATCGCCGACTGGCTCGACACGCGCCTGCCGCGCCTGTTCGAAGACGCGATTAGCCTGGTGGCCGACAACCGCATCTTCAAGCAGCGCAATGTCGATATCGCCATCGTGTCCAAGGAAGATGCGCTGAAATGGGGCTTTTCCGGTCCCATGATCCGCGGCTCCGGCATCCCCTGGGATATCCGCAAGTCGCAGCCTTATGACGTGTATGATCGGATGGAATTCGACGTTCCCGTCGGCACCCAGTTCGACTGCTACGACCGCTTCATGGTCCGCGTCGAGGAAGTCCGCCAGTCCGCGCGCATCATGAAGCAGTGCCTGAACGAGATGCCTGAAGGGCCGATCGCCAGCTTCGATCGCAAGGTTTCGCCGCCCAAGCGCGGTGAGATGAAGCACTCGATGGAAGCCCTGATCCACCATTTCAAACTCTATACCGAGGGCTTCCACGTGCCTGCCGGCGAAGTCTATGTGGCAACCGAAAGCCCCAAGGGCGAATTCGGCGTCTATCTGGTCAGCGACGGCAGCAACAAGCCCTATCGCTGCAAGATCCGCCCGACCGCCTTTTCGCATTTGCAGGCGATGGATTTCATGATGAAGGGCCACATGCTGGCCGACACCACCGCTGTCCTCGGCGCCATGGACATCGTGTTTGGAGAGTGTGACCGCTAA
- the nuoK gene encoding NADH-quinone oxidoreductase subunit NuoK: MIGLQHYMVVSAILFVMGVLGIFINRKNVIIILMAIELILLSVNINLVAFSAFLGDLVGQVFAMFVLTVAAGESAIGLAILVIYFRGRGTIAVDDINQMKG, translated from the coding sequence GTGATCGGCCTTCAACATTATATGGTGGTCAGCGCCATCCTCTTCGTGATGGGGGTGCTGGGCATCTTCATCAATCGCAAGAATGTCATCATCATCCTGATGGCGATCGAGCTGATCCTTTTGAGTGTGAACATCAACCTGGTCGCCTTCAGCGCCTTCCTGGGCGATCTGGTGGGCCAGGTCTTCGCGATGTTCGTGCTGACCGTCGCGGCGGGTGAATCGGCCATCGGCCTTGCCATCCTCGTGATCTACTTCCGCGGTCGCGGCACCATCGCCGTCGATGACATCAATCAGATGAAGGGCTGA
- a CDS encoding inositol monophosphatase family protein, with protein sequence MASHSGLLTVMERAARKAGSKLRRDFGEVEHLQVSRKGPADFVSKADQQAEKTLVEELQKARPDWGFLVEEAGEIPGDPTKPRWIIDPLDGTTNFLHGIPHFAISIAVEEPQYGSGKREITTGLIYQPVTDESYWAEKSRGAWRHDQRLRVSARRDMADCVIATGIPFMGHGNMAEWTRIFGAVAPSVAGIRRFGAASLDLAHVASGRYDGYWESGLQPWDVAAGLLLVREAGGFVSDFRGGDQVIERKEVIAGNDAIHSKLHKLVAGALR encoded by the coding sequence ATGGCATCGCATTCCGGCCTCCTCACCGTCATGGAGCGCGCCGCGCGCAAGGCTGGCTCGAAACTGCGCCGCGACTTCGGCGAAGTCGAGCATCTTCAGGTCAGCCGCAAGGGGCCTGCCGATTTCGTGTCCAAGGCCGACCAGCAGGCGGAAAAGACGCTGGTCGAAGAGCTTCAGAAGGCGCGCCCGGACTGGGGCTTTCTGGTGGAAGAGGCGGGCGAGATCCCGGGCGATCCCACCAAGCCGCGCTGGATCATCGATCCGCTCGACGGCACGACCAACTTCCTGCACGGCATCCCGCACTTTGCCATTTCGATCGCGGTCGAAGAACCACAATATGGCAGCGGCAAGCGCGAGATCACGACCGGCCTCATCTATCAGCCCGTCACCGACGAAAGCTATTGGGCGGAAAAGAGCCGTGGCGCATGGCGTCATGACCAGCGCCTGCGCGTGTCGGCTCGCCGCGACATGGCCGATTGCGTCATCGCGACCGGCATTCCGTTCATGGGGCATGGCAACATGGCCGAATGGACGCGCATCTTCGGCGCGGTCGCGCCGTCGGTCGCGGGCATCCGTCGTTTCGGGGCCGCCTCGCTCGACCTCGCCCATGTCGCCTCCGGCCGCTACGACGGCTATTGGGAAAGCGGATTGCAGCCCTGGGACGTTGCCGCCGGGCTGTTGCTGGTCCGTGAAGCAGGCGGCTTCGTCAGCGATTTTCGCGGTGGCGATCAGGTCATCGAACGCAAGGAAGTGATCGCCGGGAACGACGCGATCCATTCCAAATTGCACAAGCTTGTTGCTGGCGCATTGCGCTAA
- a CDS encoding NADH-quinone oxidoreductase subunit J yields the protein MIHVLAFYVFAIMVVSSGALTILSRNPVHSVLWLILAFFNAAGLMILLGAEFIAMLLVIVYVGAVAVLFLFVVMMLDIDFAELRAGFVSYLPFGLLIALVLLAEIILGIGLWSVGPIELAQRAAPAAPDVSNIKAVGTLLYTRYIFLFEAAGVVLLVAMIGAIVLTHRARGGVKGQNIAKQNRRRPEDAVRNINQPIGQGVEL from the coding sequence GTGATTCACGTCCTCGCCTTCTACGTGTTCGCCATCATGGTGGTGAGCAGTGGCGCGCTCACCATCCTGTCGCGCAACCCCGTTCATTCGGTGCTGTGGCTGATCCTGGCCTTCTTCAACGCGGCGGGCCTCATGATCCTGCTCGGCGCGGAATTTATCGCGATGCTGCTCGTCATAGTCTATGTCGGTGCAGTCGCGGTGTTGTTCCTGTTCGTCGTCATGATGCTGGACATCGATTTCGCCGAACTGCGGGCCGGTTTCGTCAGCTATCTGCCCTTCGGTCTTCTGATCGCGCTGGTGCTCCTGGCCGAGATCATTCTGGGCATCGGTTTGTGGAGCGTGGGGCCAATCGAACTGGCGCAGCGCGCAGCGCCTGCTGCGCCTGACGTGTCGAACATCAAGGCGGTCGGTACGCTCCTCTACACGCGCTACATCTTCCTGTTCGAAGCGGCGGGCGTTGTCCTGCTGGTCGCGATGATCGGGGCGATCGTCCTGACGCACCGCGCACGTGGCGGCGTGAAGGGCCAGAATATCGCCAAGCAGAACCGGCGCCGTCCGGAAGATGCTGTGCGCAACATCAATCAGCCCATCGGGCAGGGGGTGGAGCTGTGA
- a CDS encoding NADH-quinone oxidoreductase subunit A, translating to MVDLAQYLPILIFLGVALLLSGTFVFLPMLVGRLTGAHKPDPAKLSEYECGFPAFEEPRSQFDVRFYLVAILFIIFDLEAAFLFPWAVSLDQIGWAGWATMMIFIAELVLGLVYAWKKGALDWE from the coding sequence TTGGTCGATCTCGCCCAATATCTGCCGATCCTGATTTTTCTCGGGGTCGCCTTGCTGCTCTCAGGCACCTTTGTTTTCCTGCCCATGCTGGTAGGTCGCCTGACGGGCGCGCATAAGCCTGATCCGGCCAAGCTGTCCGAATATGAATGCGGCTTCCCCGCGTTCGAGGAACCGCGCAGCCAGTTCGATGTGCGCTTCTATCTGGTCGCCATCCTCTTCATCATCTTCGATCTTGAAGCGGCGTTCCTGTTCCCCTGGGCTGTTAGCCTCGACCAGATCGGCTGGGCCGGCTGGGCGACCATGATGATCTTCATAGCGGAGCTGGTGCTTGGCCTCGTCTATGCGTGGAAGAAGGGAGCACTCGATTGGGAGTAG
- the nuoF gene encoding NADH-quinone oxidoreductase subunit NuoF — MPEASAPAPAPFVGPLSDKDRIFTNVHGFQDWGIDAAMKRGDWDNTKKLMEIGQDAIIDTIKASNLRGRGGAGFPTGMKWSFMPKESKDGRPSFLVINADESEPGSCKDREIIRHDPHKLIEGALIAGFAMRARAAYIYIRGEFIYEAKVLFAAVEQAYEKGFIGKNACGSGYDFDVFVHRGAGAYICGEETAQIESLEGKKGQPRLKPPFPAGAGLYGCPTTVNNVESIAVSPTILRRGAAWFNGFGRENNRGTKLFQISGHVNKPCVVEELMSIPFRELIDRHCGGIRGGWDNLLAVIPGGSSVPLVPAREIMDAPMDFDGLKAVGSGLGTAAVIVMDKSTDIVRAISRLSYFYKHESCGQCTPCREGTGWMWRVMERLRTGDADLSEIDMLHQVTKQVEGHTICALGDAAAWPIQGLIKHFRPEIERRINENKGSAPVMEAAE, encoded by the coding sequence ATGCCAGAGGCCTCCGCACCGGCACCCGCACCTTTTGTCGGCCCGTTGTCCGACAAGGACCGCATCTTCACCAACGTCCATGGCTTCCAGGATTGGGGCATCGACGCGGCGATGAAGCGCGGCGATTGGGACAATACCAAGAAGCTGATGGAAATCGGCCAGGACGCGATTATCGACACCATCAAGGCGTCGAACCTGCGCGGCCGTGGCGGCGCTGGCTTCCCGACCGGCATGAAGTGGAGCTTCATGCCCAAGGAAAGCAAGGACGGCCGTCCCAGCTTCCTGGTCATCAACGCCGATGAATCCGAACCCGGCTCCTGCAAGGACCGAGAGATCATTCGCCACGATCCGCACAAGCTGATCGAAGGTGCGCTGATCGCCGGTTTCGCGATGCGGGCGCGCGCCGCCTACATCTATATCCGGGGCGAGTTCATCTATGAGGCGAAGGTGCTCTTCGCTGCGGTCGAGCAGGCCTATGAAAAGGGCTTCATCGGCAAGAATGCCTGCGGTTCGGGCTATGATTTCGACGTCTTCGTCCATCGTGGCGCGGGCGCCTATATCTGCGGCGAGGAAACCGCGCAGATCGAAAGCCTGGAAGGCAAGAAGGGCCAGCCGCGCCTAAAGCCGCCTTTCCCGGCGGGCGCGGGCCTCTATGGCTGCCCGACGACGGTGAACAATGTCGAGAGCATTGCGGTTTCGCCGACGATCCTGCGTCGTGGGGCGGCCTGGTTCAATGGCTTTGGCCGTGAGAATAATCGCGGCACCAAGCTGTTCCAGATCAGCGGCCATGTGAACAAGCCCTGCGTCGTCGAGGAATTGATGTCGATCCCGTTCCGCGAACTGATCGACCGCCATTGCGGCGGCATTCGCGGCGGTTGGGACAATCTGCTGGCGGTGATCCCCGGCGGCTCCTCGGTGCCGCTAGTCCCTGCGCGGGAAATCATGGACGCGCCGATGGATTTCGACGGGTTGAAGGCGGTCGGTTCGGGCCTTGGCACCGCCGCCGTCATCGTCATGGACAAGTCCACCGACATCGTCCGCGCCATTTCGCGTCTCTCCTACTTCTACAAGCATGAGAGCTGCGGCCAGTGTACGCCGTGCCGCGAAGGCACCGGCTGGATGTGGCGGGTGATGGAGCGGCTGCGCACCGGCGACGCAGACCTTTCCGAAATCGACATGCTGCATCAGGTCACCAAGCAGGTCGAAGGCCACACCATCTGCGCGCTGGGCGACGCGGCGGCTTGGCCGATCCAGGGCCTCATCAAGCATTTCCGCCCGGAAATCGAGCGCCGGATCAATGAAAACAAGGGTAGCGCCCCCGTCATGGAGGCAGCGGAGTAA
- a CDS encoding NuoB/complex I 20 kDa subunit family protein, with protein sequence MGVELYNPAPGTLPPQGTQPDQDFFNSLNSEVNDKGFLVTSTEDLFTWARTGSLWWMTFGLACCAVEMIHVNMPRYDMERFGAAPRASPRQSDVMIVAGTLCNKMAPALRKVYDQMSNPKYVISMGSCANGGGYYHYSYSVVRGCDRIVPVDIYVPGCPPTAEALLYGVMQLQRKIRRIGTIER encoded by the coding sequence TTGGGAGTAGAACTCTATAACCCTGCGCCCGGCACCTTGCCCCCGCAGGGCACGCAGCCCGACCAGGACTTCTTCAACTCGCTCAACAGCGAAGTGAACGACAAGGGCTTCCTCGTCACCTCGACGGAGGATTTGTTTACCTGGGCGCGCACCGGCTCGCTCTGGTGGATGACCTTTGGCCTCGCCTGCTGCGCGGTCGAGATGATCCACGTGAACATGCCGCGCTACGACATGGAGCGTTTCGGCGCCGCGCCGCGCGCGTCCCCGCGCCAGTCGGACGTGATGATCGTCGCGGGTACGCTGTGCAACAAGATGGCGCCTGCGCTGCGCAAGGTCTATGACCAGATGTCCAACCCGAAATATGTGATTTCGATGGGCAGCTGCGCCAATGGCGGCGGCTATTATCACTACAGCTATTCGGTCGTGCGCGGCTGCGATCGCATCGTGCCGGTCGACATCTATGTGCCCGGTTGCCCGCCGACCGCCGAAGCGTTGCTCTACGGTGTGATGCAGTTGCAGCGGAAGATCCGCCGCATCGGGACGATCGAGCGCTGA
- a CDS encoding complex I 24 kDa subunit family protein translates to MADAVHIPDEAETRARWGAFEWTADNAEQAKKVIARYPAGRQQSAVMPLLDLAQRQVGAETQTNGWLPVPVMEYIGRQLDMPYMRVYEVATFYTMYNLAPVGRYHVQVCGTTPCMLRGSDDVFSACKNKGLIKGGTTPDGLFTLTEVECLGACANAPMVQINDDNYEDLTYDSMSAVLETLATGGQPKIGPQIDRQTSAPEGGPTTLKEMVTENHDYRGEW, encoded by the coding sequence ATGGCTGACGCAGTGCATATCCCGGACGAGGCCGAAACCCGCGCGCGCTGGGGCGCGTTCGAGTGGACGGCCGACAATGCCGAGCAGGCCAAGAAGGTGATCGCGCGCTATCCCGCCGGTCGCCAACAGTCGGCGGTGATGCCGCTACTGGATCTGGCGCAGCGTCAAGTGGGTGCGGAAACGCAGACCAATGGCTGGCTGCCGGTGCCGGTAATGGAGTATATCGGGCGTCAGCTCGACATGCCCTACATGCGCGTTTATGAAGTCGCGACCTTTTACACCATGTATAATCTGGCCCCCGTGGGCCGCTATCATGTGCAGGTGTGCGGCACGACGCCCTGCATGCTGCGCGGATCGGACGATGTCTTTTCGGCCTGCAAGAACAAGGGGCTGATCAAGGGCGGCACGACGCCAGACGGCCTGTTCACCCTAACCGAAGTCGAATGCCTGGGCGCCTGTGCCAACGCGCCGATGGTCCAGATCAACGACGATAATTACGAAGATCTGACCTATGACAGCATGAGCGCGGTGCTGGAGACTTTGGCCACCGGCGGCCAGCCCAAGATCGGCCCGCAGATCGATCGCCAGACCAGCGCACCCGAAGGCGGTCCCACGACCCTCAAGGAGATGGTCACGGAAAATCACGACTATCGGGGAGAATGGTGA
- the nuoG gene encoding NADH-quinone oxidoreductase subunit NuoG — MPKVKVDGVELEVPAGATVLQACELAGKEIPRFCYHERLSIAGNCRMCLVEVKPGPPKPQASCALPAAEGQDIRTDSEMVKKAREGVMEFLLINHPLDCPICDQGGECDLQDQSVAYGRGSSRYDENKRAVTEKNMGPIVKTVMTRCIQCTRCVRFAEEVAGVPEIGAIYRGENMQITTYLEHAAKSELSGNVVDLCPVGALTAKPYAFEARPWELKKTHAIDVMDAVGTNIRLDSRGRQVLRAVPRINDDVNEEWASDKTRHNVDGLVRKRLDKPYVRKDGKLVPATWAEAFAAVAAVQHGGSVAAIAGDLLDCETMFAGKLLVEKLDGTLLEGRQTGLSYDVSSLSSVNFNTTLNGIETADVILLVGTNLRWEAPLVNTRIRKAIKKGAKVFAVGPEVDLTYKVEWLGNDASLLAELPEAVIEAFGKAARPAMIVGGGVLAKDGAHGDTLALVETLGLIKDDWNGYNVLHFAAARMGGLMLGYATQGGIKAVAAAKPKLLLSLGADEVDYAAFEDSFKVYVGHHGDKGAHAADVILPGASYAEKAGTYVNLEGRVQFGEKAVFAPGDAREDWSILRALSEALGATLPFDSFDALRAEMAKAVPALGVEGLADYGWSIPSLPTGATGELGSPIKDFYLTNAICRASPTMQQCSAELVHGVTYAEAAE, encoded by the coding sequence ATGCCGAAGGTCAAAGTTGACGGCGTAGAACTCGAAGTCCCGGCGGGCGCGACAGTCCTCCAGGCGTGCGAGCTGGCGGGGAAGGAAATCCCCCGCTTCTGCTATCATGAGCGGCTGTCCATCGCGGGCAATTGCCGCATGTGCCTGGTCGAGGTGAAGCCCGGACCGCCCAAGCCGCAGGCCTCCTGCGCGCTCCCGGCGGCCGAGGGTCAGGACATTCGCACCGATAGCGAGATGGTCAAGAAGGCGCGCGAAGGGGTGATGGAGTTCCTGCTCATCAACCACCCGCTCGACTGCCCGATCTGCGATCAGGGTGGTGAGTGCGACCTTCAGGACCAATCTGTCGCTTATGGCCGTGGCTCGTCGCGCTATGACGAAAACAAGCGCGCCGTCACCGAGAAGAATATGGGTCCGATCGTCAAGACGGTCATGACCCGCTGCATCCAGTGCACCCGCTGCGTGCGCTTTGCAGAGGAAGTCGCGGGGGTACCGGAAATCGGCGCGATCTATCGCGGCGAAAATATGCAGATCACGACCTATCTCGAACATGCCGCCAAGAGCGAGCTGTCGGGCAATGTGGTCGACCTGTGCCCGGTCGGCGCGCTGACCGCCAAGCCCTATGCGTTCGAAGCGCGTCCGTGGGAATTGAAGAAGACCCACGCGATCGACGTGATGGATGCGGTCGGCACCAATATACGCCTCGACAGCCGTGGTCGTCAGGTGCTGCGCGCCGTGCCGCGCATCAATGACGACGTGAACGAGGAATGGGCGAGCGACAAGACCCGGCATAATGTCGACGGTCTGGTCCGCAAGCGCCTGGACAAGCCCTATGTTCGCAAGGACGGCAAGCTGGTGCCTGCGACATGGGCGGAAGCCTTTGCCGCCGTCGCAGCGGTTCAGCATGGCGGCAGCGTAGCCGCGATCGCGGGCGACCTGCTCGATTGCGAGACGATGTTTGCGGGCAAGCTGCTGGTCGAAAAGCTGGACGGTACGCTGCTCGAAGGGCGTCAGACGGGTCTGTCCTACGACGTGTCGAGCCTGTCCTCGGTGAACTTCAACACCACGTTGAACGGCATCGAGACGGCGGACGTCATTCTGCTGGTCGGCACCAATTTGCGCTGGGAAGCGCCGCTGGTGAACACGCGCATCCGCAAGGCGATCAAGAAGGGCGCGAAGGTCTTCGCGGTTGGGCCCGAAGTCGACCTGACCTACAAGGTCGAATGGCTGGGCAACGACGCGTCGCTGCTCGCCGAGCTGCCGGAAGCGGTGATCGAAGCATTCGGCAAGGCGGCCCGTCCCGCGATGATCGTGGGCGGCGGCGTGCTGGCCAAGGACGGCGCGCATGGCGACACGCTGGCGCTGGTCGAGACGCTGGGCCTGATCAAGGACGACTGGAACGGCTATAACGTCCTGCACTTCGCGGCGGCCCGCATGGGCGGCCTGATGCTGGGCTATGCGACGCAGGGGGGCATCAAGGCGGTTGCAGCGGCCAAGCCCAAGCTGCTCCTGTCGCTGGGCGCGGACGAAGTCGATTACGCGGCGTTCGAAGACAGCTTCAAAGTCTATGTCGGTCATCATGGCGACAAGGGCGCGCATGCGGCGGATGTGATCCTGCCGGGCGCAAGCTATGCCGAAAAGGCGGGCACCTACGTCAATCTGGAAGGCCGGGTGCAGTTCGGTGAAAAGGCCGTGTTCGCGCCGGGCGATGCCCGCGAGGACTGGTCGATCCTGCGCGCGCTTTCCGAAGCGCTGGGCGCGACGCTGCCGTTCGACAGCTTCGACGCGCTTCGTGCCGAAATGGCGAAGGCGGTTCCCGCATTGGGTGTCGAGGGCTTGGCCGATTATGGCTGGTCCATCCCCTCGCTGCCCACAGGCGCGACCGGTGAACTGGGTTCGCCGATCAAGGATTTCTACCTGACCAACGCCATCTGCCGCGCCAGCCCGACGATGCAGCAATGTTCGGCCGAGCTGGTCCACGGCGTGACCTACGCGGAGGCCGCAGAGTGA
- the nuoI gene encoding NADH-quinone oxidoreductase subunit NuoI has protein sequence MSLAYYIKSFTLWEFVKAHALTLKYFFKAKATINYPYEKNPISPRFRGEHALRRYPNGEERCIACKLCEAICPAQAITIEAQPRDDGSRRTTRYDIDMTKCIYCGFCQEACPVDAIVEGPNFEFATETREELIYDKNKLLENGDKWERAIAANLAADAPYR, from the coding sequence ATGAGCCTCGCTTATTATATCAAGAGCTTCACCCTCTGGGAGTTTGTGAAGGCGCACGCGCTGACCTTGAAATATTTCTTCAAGGCCAAGGCGACCATCAACTATCCCTATGAGAAGAACCCGATCTCGCCCCGTTTCCGTGGCGAACATGCGCTGCGCCGCTATCCCAATGGGGAAGAGCGCTGCATCGCATGCAAGCTGTGCGAAGCGATCTGTCCTGCGCAGGCGATCACCATCGAGGCGCAGCCGCGCGACGATGGCAGCCGCCGCACCACGCGCTACGACATCGACATGACAAAGTGCATCTATTGCGGCTTCTGCCAGGAAGCCTGCCCGGTCGATGCCATCGTCGAGGGACCGAATTTCGAGTTCGCGACCGAAACCCGCGAGGAGCTGATCTATGACAAGAACAAGCTCCTGGAAAACGGCGACAAATGGGAACGCGCGATCGCCGCGAACCTTGCCGCCGATGCCCCCTATCGTTAA